One part of the Prunus persica cultivar Lovell chromosome G5, Prunus_persica_NCBIv2, whole genome shotgun sequence genome encodes these proteins:
- the LOC18777516 gene encoding peroxisome biogenesis protein 19-2: protein MADHSDDLDELLDSALDDFQNLNLNKPSLQRSKESTENKQEPPSLPAGVQGLGMGLPEIRTKKKGKQKVSEESHVTEALDKLREQTREAVKGLESVTSTKPGGEDLGKDVEDWVKQFEELAGSQDMESIVETMMQQLLSKDILHEPMKEIGERYPKWLKEHEASLSKEEHERYFHQYELIKDLNEVYEKDSGNFTRIFELMQKMQECGQPPNDIVQELAPDFDLASLGQLSPEMLESQTNCCIM from the exons ATGGCTGATCACTCTGATGATTTAGACGAACTCCTCGATA GTGCCTTAGATGACTTCCAGAATCTCAACCTCAACAAACCCTCCCTTCAGAg AAGTAAAGAATCTACAGAGAACAAGCAAGAACCACCTTCCTTGCCTGCTGGGGTTCAAGGACTTGGCATGGGATTACCTGAAataagaacaaagaaaaagggaaaacaaaaggttTCAGAGGAATCCCATGTTACTGAGGCTCTTGATAAGCTCAGAGAGCAGACTAGAGAGGCTGTTAAGGGACTGGAATCTGTGACCAGTACGAAACCTGGCGGAGAGGATTTGGGTAAGGATGTGGAAGATTGGGTCAAGCAGTTCGAGGAACTTGCTGGGTCTCAG GACATGGAATCTATTGTTGAGACCATGATGCAGCAGCTTTTGTCTAAGGATATTCTTCATGAACCGATGAAGGAAATTGGAGAAAGATATCCAAAGTGGTTGAAAGAGCATGAAGCGAGTTTGAGTAAGGAAGAACATGAACGTTATTTTCACCAGTACGAACTCATAAAAGATCTTAATGAAGTCTACGAAAAGGATTCTGGAAACTTCACCCGGATTTTTGAGCTCATGCAGAAAATGCAAGAATGCGGCCAACCACCTAATGATATTGTGCAGGAGCTAGCTCCTGATTTTGACCTAGCTAGTCTTGGACAACT GTCTCCAGAGATGCTAGAGTCTCAGACAAATTGTTGTATAATGTGA
- the LOC18776376 gene encoding TPR-containing protein DDB_G0280363, with protein sequence MDQQHQLLLAQQQQLLYQQLQALQQQEGFIAYQSNQSFCFRFQHPKQQQYHQQQQGYYQSNYANVYQQQQQQLLQQQQPYPPQPIQLSQSRLVQAPGIPVLPGLDPTEAVLSRLAQFSASRMGAVAERPLHQPVGQPPYSSGGERGGEPFKGHQGNFGYNHLRPSGAGPSFIGRPHGCGSGGPKHFSQHGFPSTSSHPESSVAPATLPPEKSESASALKTEVPNKTKVRNNQSPQVAWCEICKAACNSLEILENHKNGKRHKKNMKKMEKMKNAIRSGDELQGQQNRTSNSNLEVSHLTQCAQDGEQNKPTENLPTEAVNHVKSAETEQQNNIPGQQHGPKRKKKHKITSETETKKIVIPLICDICNVKCDRQGIFDHHLSGKKHVANFKRFKSSQAICGPVGLQALYPPNPIAQTIFHPQEGKYMPPHVYQEVPVETSSSP encoded by the exons ATGGACCAACAACATCAACTGCTCCTTGCTCAACAACAACAGCTGCTTTATCAACAGCTCCAAGCTCTTCAACAACAAGAAGGTTTTATTGCATACCAATCAAACCAATCTTTCTGCTTTCGTTTTCAACACCCAAAACAACAGCAATACCACCAGCAGCAACAAGGTTATTACCAATCGAACTATGCCAATGTctaccagcagcagcagcagcagctgctgCAGCAACAACAACCTTATCCACCACAACCTATCCAACTTTCTCAATCACGACTAGTCCAGGCACCTGGGATTCCGGTACTTCCGGGGCTGGACCCCACCGAGGCTGTGCTGTCTCGACTGGCGCAATTTTCAGCGTCCAGAATGGGAGCAGTGGCAGAGAGGCCTTTGCATCAACCG gTTGGTCAGCCTCCATACAGTAGTGGTGGTGAAAGGGGTGGTGAGCCATTCAAAGGACACCAAGGAAATTTTGGCTACAACCACCTTAGACCCAGTGGAGCTGGCCCATCTTTCATTGGAAGACCACATGGTTGTGGTAGTGGTGGCCCTAAGCATTTCTCACAACATGGTTTCCCTTCAACATCTTCGCATCCAGAATCTTCAGTTGCTCCAGCAACACTTCCACCTGAGAAATCAGAATCAGCGTCAGCACTTAAAACAGAAGTTCcaaacaaaactaaagttCGGAACAACCAGAGTCCCCAGGTTGCTTGGTGTGAAATTTGTAAGGCCGCGTGCAATAGTTTGGAAATTCTTGAGAATCACAAGAATGGAAAGCGACATAAGAAGAACATGAAGAAGAtggaaaagatgaaaaatgcTATCAGATCAGGGGATGAATTACAGGGCCAACAGAATCGCACATCTAATTCAAATCTGGAAGTGTCTCATTTGACTCAGTGTGCACAGGATGGTGAACAGAACAAACCAACAGAAAATTTACCCACTGAAGCTGTTAACCATGTAAAATCTGCGGAAACTGAACAGCAAAATAATATCCCGGGGCAGCAGCATGGTCCAAAGCGcaagaagaagcacaagatTACTTCTGAAACTGAAACTAAGAAGATTGTTATTCCGCTAATCTGTGATATATGCAACGTCAAGTGTGATAGGCAGGGGATTTTTGACCACCATCTTTCTGGAAAGAAGCATGTTGCTAACTTCAAAAGATTTAAAAGTAGCCAAGCTATATGTGGGCCAGTCGGGCTTCAAGCTCTTTACCCCCCTAACCCAATTGCTCAGACTATTTTCCATCCCCAAGAAGGGAAATACATGCCTCCCCATGTGTACCAAGAAGTGCCGGTGGAAACAAGTTCAAGTCCCTAA
- the LOC18777426 gene encoding N-acetylglucosaminyl-phosphatidylinositol de-N-acetylase isoform X1, which translates to MAWFLIISSVIVLWVASLCKILHGSYSPLKGTFLNNLKDGGSVSKRNVLLVVAHPDDESMFFTPTINYLIMRGHNIHILCLSIGDADGKGITRKEELYQASAILKVPHQQVKVLDHPDLQDGFGKVWNHNILAMIIEEEINSYGIDLIITFDNYGVSGHCNHRDVHYGVMQLLHASSQGKIEAWELVSTNIFRKYSGPVDIWLSSLYPMQRSHEVLHCLLNEQPRKSFRAMAQHSSQWVWFRKLFVGFSSYTYVNTLRKMK; encoded by the exons ATGGCATGGTTCTTGATTATTTCTTCTGTGATTGTACTATGGGTAGCTTCTTTATGCAAAATTCTGCATGGCTCATATTCACCTCTGAAGGGTACTTTCTTGAATAATTTGAAAGATG GTGGCAGTGTCAGCAAGAGAAATGTTTTGCTGGTTGTTGCCCACCCAGATGATGAGTCCAT GTTCTTTACTCCAACCATAAACTATCTCATCATGAGAGGGCATAATATTCACATTCTTTGCTTGTCAATTG GTGATGCAGATGGTAAAGGAATTACCAGAAAAGAAGAGCTCTACCAGGCTTCTGCAATCCTCAAG GTTCCACATCAACAAGTGAAGGTTCTGGACCATCCAGATCTCCAG GATGGTTTTGGAAAAGTTTGGAACCATAACATATTGGCAATGATTATTGAAGAGGAAATTAACAGTTATGGTATTGATTTG ATAATTACTTTTGACAATTATGGAGTTTCGGGCCATTGTAACCACCGTGACGTGCATTATGGGGTAAT GCAGCTCTTACATGCATCATCACAAGGGAAAATTGAAGCTTGGGAACTT gTTAGTACCAACATATTCCGCAAGTATAGTGGTCCAGTGGATATATGGCTGTCCAGTTTATATCCCATGCAACGCTCACATGAAGTGCTGCATTGCTTGTTGAATGAGCAGCCTAGAAAGAGCTTCCGGGCAATGGCACAACATTCAAGCCAATGGGTTTG GTTCCGCAAACTGTTTGTAGGATTTTCCAGTTACACCTACGTGAACACGCTTAGAAAGATGAAGTAG
- the LOC18777426 gene encoding N-acetylglucosaminyl-phosphatidylinositol de-N-acetylase isoform X2 produces the protein MLDGFFTPTINYLIMRGHNIHILCLSIGDADGKGITRKEELYQASAILKVPHQQVKVLDHPDLQDGFGKVWNHNILAMIIEEEINSYGIDLIITFDNYGVSGHCNHRDVHYGVMQLLHASSQGKIEAWELVSTNIFRKYSGPVDIWLSSLYPMQRSHEVLHCLLNEQPRKSFRAMAQHSSQWVWFRKLFVGFSSYTYVNTLRKMK, from the exons ATGTTGGATGG GTTCTTTACTCCAACCATAAACTATCTCATCATGAGAGGGCATAATATTCACATTCTTTGCTTGTCAATTG GTGATGCAGATGGTAAAGGAATTACCAGAAAAGAAGAGCTCTACCAGGCTTCTGCAATCCTCAAG GTTCCACATCAACAAGTGAAGGTTCTGGACCATCCAGATCTCCAG GATGGTTTTGGAAAAGTTTGGAACCATAACATATTGGCAATGATTATTGAAGAGGAAATTAACAGTTATGGTATTGATTTG ATAATTACTTTTGACAATTATGGAGTTTCGGGCCATTGTAACCACCGTGACGTGCATTATGGGGTAAT GCAGCTCTTACATGCATCATCACAAGGGAAAATTGAAGCTTGGGAACTT gTTAGTACCAACATATTCCGCAAGTATAGTGGTCCAGTGGATATATGGCTGTCCAGTTTATATCCCATGCAACGCTCACATGAAGTGCTGCATTGCTTGTTGAATGAGCAGCCTAGAAAGAGCTTCCGGGCAATGGCACAACATTCAAGCCAATGGGTTTG GTTCCGCAAACTGTTTGTAGGATTTTCCAGTTACACCTACGTGAACACGCTTAGAAAGATGAAGTAG
- the LOC18777426 gene encoding N-acetylglucosaminyl-phosphatidylinositol de-N-acetylase isoform X3 → MRGHNIHILCLSIGDADGKGITRKEELYQASAILKVPHQQVKVLDHPDLQDGFGKVWNHNILAMIIEEEINSYGIDLIITFDNYGVSGHCNHRDVHYGVMQLLHASSQGKIEAWELVSTNIFRKYSGPVDIWLSSLYPMQRSHEVLHCLLNEQPRKSFRAMAQHSSQWVWFRKLFVGFSSYTYVNTLRKMK, encoded by the exons ATGAGAGGGCATAATATTCACATTCTTTGCTTGTCAATTG GTGATGCAGATGGTAAAGGAATTACCAGAAAAGAAGAGCTCTACCAGGCTTCTGCAATCCTCAAG GTTCCACATCAACAAGTGAAGGTTCTGGACCATCCAGATCTCCAG GATGGTTTTGGAAAAGTTTGGAACCATAACATATTGGCAATGATTATTGAAGAGGAAATTAACAGTTATGGTATTGATTTG ATAATTACTTTTGACAATTATGGAGTTTCGGGCCATTGTAACCACCGTGACGTGCATTATGGGGTAAT GCAGCTCTTACATGCATCATCACAAGGGAAAATTGAAGCTTGGGAACTT gTTAGTACCAACATATTCCGCAAGTATAGTGGTCCAGTGGATATATGGCTGTCCAGTTTATATCCCATGCAACGCTCACATGAAGTGCTGCATTGCTTGTTGAATGAGCAGCCTAGAAAGAGCTTCCGGGCAATGGCACAACATTCAAGCCAATGGGTTTG GTTCCGCAAACTGTTTGTAGGATTTTCCAGTTACACCTACGTGAACACGCTTAGAAAGATGAAGTAG